The Fructilactobacillus myrtifloralis genome contains a region encoding:
- a CDS encoding NYN domain-containing protein, translating into MKKELLIVDGYNVIGDWPELNQLQRKDQLAEARDQLLWDLSEYQKYSGKEVIVVFDAMYVPGNARTVQVRNVQVVWTSKNETADSYIEALATREQSLFTQVEVATSDHAEQWTIFSAGALRISARELLREVRRSKVEIKQETKTYHDQSLGNRINFNETEAQKLRDLYRRLNQD; encoded by the coding sequence TGATTGGGGACTGGCCCGAATTAAATCAGCTCCAACGCAAGGACCAGTTGGCTGAGGCGCGGGACCAACTGCTATGGGATCTTTCCGAGTACCAAAAGTACAGTGGTAAAGAAGTAATCGTGGTGTTTGATGCTATGTACGTGCCTGGAAACGCCCGTACGGTTCAGGTCCGCAACGTTCAGGTCGTCTGGACCAGTAAAAACGAGACGGCGGATTCGTACATTGAGGCCCTGGCAACGCGGGAACAATCGTTGTTTACCCAGGTTGAAGTGGCTACTAGTGATCATGCGGAGCAGTGGACGATCTTTAGTGCCGGTGCCTTACGGATTTCGGCCCGGGAACTGCTCCGTGAAGTCCGGCGGTCTAAAGTTGAAATCAAACAGGAAACCAAAACCTATCACGATCAGTCCCTGGGGAATCGGATTAATTTTAATGAAACCGAGGCCCAAAAATTACGGGATTTATATCGACGCTTAAATCAGGATTAG
- a CDS encoding sigma-70 family RNA polymerase sigma factor: protein MGSKLSYQFDSATLQAAKTNEEHFVQLFHQFAPVYLKLWHDFYLRDMDLNDWSQEAAVVFIRTLHRYDVTKRVTFGSFYKTNLRNHLFDLLRKKNAQKRIPERLQASFSACPDYYAETIQDEAAPNPLKCCELTERLQQVGATCSAFERQVLSASLRQQTVAQIARRFSVDEQQVQNALVRCKRKYHQLKN, encoded by the coding sequence ATGGGATCCAAGTTAAGTTATCAGTTTGATAGTGCAACGTTACAAGCAGCTAAAACGAATGAGGAACACTTTGTCCAGTTATTTCACCAGTTTGCCCCGGTTTACCTAAAGCTGTGGCATGATTTTTACCTCCGGGATATGGATTTAAACGATTGGAGTCAAGAAGCCGCGGTGGTGTTCATTAGGACCCTGCACCGGTATGACGTCACCAAACGGGTGACCTTTGGCTCCTTTTATAAAACCAACTTGCGCAATCATTTGTTTGATCTGTTACGCAAAAAGAACGCGCAAAAACGAATCCCAGAGCGCTTGCAAGCTTCGTTTAGCGCGTGTCCCGACTACTATGCAGAAACCATTCAAGACGAAGCGGCTCCAAACCCCCTAAAGTGTTGTGAACTGACGGAACGCTTGCAGCAGGTGGGCGCAACTTGTTCGGCATTTGAACGGCAGGTCCTAAGTGCTTCCCTCCGGCAACAAACGGTTGCCCAGATTGCCCGCCGCTTTAGTGTCGACGAACAACAGGTTCAAAACGCCCTCGTCCGGTGTAAACGCAAGTACCACCAACTGAAAAATTGA
- the rpmG gene encoding 50S ribosomal protein L33 has protein sequence MTQTKIALACSVCGARNYQVAGGKLSHRLTLKKYCRHCGKQTLHQVTR, from the coding sequence ATGACCCAAACTAAAATTGCATTAGCGTGCTCTGTGTGTGGCGCCCGCAACTACCAGGTGGCGGGCGGAAAGTTGTCACACCGTTTAACCTTAAAGAAATATTGTCGGCATTGTGGAAAGCAAACCTTGCACCAAGTAACCCGCTAG
- the secE gene encoding preprotein translocase subunit SecE, whose amino-acid sequence MKRLWNFLKSVIVELKLITWPNAHQTRVDTTTVIGTTLFFTVFLGLIDWALETILLNAG is encoded by the coding sequence ATGAAGCGATTATGGAACTTTTTAAAGAGTGTTATTGTTGAATTAAAACTGATTACGTGGCCGAATGCCCACCAAACCCGGGTGGATACCACCACGGTAATTGGGACGACTCTGTTTTTTACCGTTTTCCTCGGTTTAATTGACTGGGCGTTAGAAACCATTTTACTGAATGCCGGTTAA
- the nusG gene encoding transcription termination/antitermination protein NusG: MVESVEKQWYVLHTYSGYENKVKENLESRRDSMGMQDYIFDVVVPETETHEVKNGKEKVVMDKTFPGYVLVQMVMTDRAWYVVRNTPGVTGFIGSHGQGSKPNPLLPEEVDRVMASLGMQATVQPLDSQVGDTVTIVEGAFKGLSGKITSIDNEKGKLKVNIDMFGRETSTELDFHQVKPLTLE; encoded by the coding sequence ATGGTAGAATCGGTCGAAAAACAGTGGTATGTATTGCATACGTACTCTGGATACGAAAATAAAGTGAAGGAAAACTTGGAGTCACGGCGCGATTCCATGGGCATGCAGGATTACATTTTTGACGTGGTGGTTCCAGAAACCGAGACCCACGAAGTGAAAAACGGGAAAGAAAAGGTCGTCATGGATAAAACCTTCCCTGGATACGTTTTGGTCCAAATGGTAATGACCGATCGGGCTTGGTACGTGGTTAGAAATACCCCCGGCGTAACTGGATTTATTGGGTCACACGGGCAGGGATCAAAGCCCAATCCGCTCTTACCAGAAGAAGTGGATCGGGTAATGGCAAGTCTCGGGATGCAAGCAACGGTGCAACCACTCGATAGCCAAGTTGGGGATACGGTGACGATTGTCGAAGGGGCCTTTAAGGGCTTGTCTGGCAAGATTACGAGTATTGATAACGAAAAGGGTAAGTTGAAAGTTAACATTGACATGTTCGGACGAGAAACTAGTACCGAATTAGACTTTCACCAGGTCAAACCCCTGACGCTGGAATAA
- the rplK gene encoding 50S ribosomal protein L11, whose protein sequence is MAKKVADIVKLQIAAGKATPAPPVGPALGQAGVNIMEFTKDFNARTADQAGMLIPVVITVYEDHSFEFVTKTPPAAVLLKKAAGVESGSGEPNTKKVASVTKDQVKEIAETKMQDLNAADVDAAMRMIEGTARSMGFTVEG, encoded by the coding sequence GTGGCTAAAAAAGTAGCTGATATCGTCAAGTTACAAATTGCAGCGGGTAAAGCAACACCTGCTCCTCCAGTTGGACCTGCATTGGGTCAAGCTGGGGTAAACATCATGGAATTTACAAAGGATTTCAACGCTCGGACTGCTGATCAAGCAGGAATGTTGATTCCAGTTGTAATTACGGTGTACGAAGATCATTCATTTGAATTCGTTACTAAGACTCCACCTGCCGCAGTGCTCTTAAAGAAAGCTGCTGGCGTGGAATCCGGTTCTGGTGAACCCAACACGAAGAAGGTTGCTAGCGTAACCAAGGATCAAGTGAAGGAAATTGCCGAAACCAAAATGCAAGATCTAAACGCTGCTGACGTTGATGCAGCAATGCGTATGATTGAAGGTACTGCACGTAGTATGGGCTTCACCGTTGAAGGCTAA
- the rplA gene encoding 50S ribosomal protein L1, which translates to MARTRGKKYRAAAEQIDKSKAYSVDEAVQLVQKLDTANFDDSIEAVIKLNVDTKQADQQLRGAVVLPNGTGKDQKVIVFAKGDKAKEAEAAGADVVGDDDLAQRIMDGWLDFDVAVSTPDMMAQVGRLGRVLGPKGLMPNPKTGTVTMDVTKAVSDAKAGKVTYRTDRDGNIAVAIGKASFAPEKLVENFKTVQDVLVKNRPSSVKGTYIQNISVSSTFGPGVKVAPESF; encoded by the coding sequence ATGGCTCGAACAAGAGGAAAAAAATACAGAGCAGCTGCAGAACAAATCGATAAGAGTAAGGCTTACTCCGTCGATGAAGCAGTGCAACTCGTACAAAAATTAGATACTGCCAACTTTGATGATTCCATCGAAGCAGTAATCAAATTAAACGTTGATACTAAACAAGCTGACCAACAATTACGGGGAGCCGTTGTGCTACCTAACGGAACTGGTAAGGACCAAAAAGTAATTGTGTTTGCAAAGGGTGACAAGGCTAAAGAAGCCGAAGCAGCCGGTGCTGACGTGGTTGGTGACGATGACTTAGCCCAAAGAATCATGGACGGATGGTTAGACTTTGATGTTGCCGTTTCAACTCCTGACATGATGGCCCAAGTTGGTCGGTTAGGTCGGGTCTTAGGACCAAAAGGTTTAATGCCAAACCCGAAAACGGGAACGGTAACTATGGACGTAACGAAGGCCGTTAGTGATGCCAAAGCCGGGAAGGTAACTTACCGGACGGACCGGGACGGAAACATTGCCGTTGCAATCGGAAAAGCATCATTTGCCCCAGAAAAGTTAGTTGAAAACTTTAAGACGGTGCAAGATGTCTTGGTTAAGAACCGGCCTTCCTCAGTGAAGGGAACTTACATCCAAAACATTTCTGTGTCATCAACGTTTGGCCCAGGAGTGAAGGTTGCTCCTGAATCATTCTAG
- the rplJ gene encoding 50S ribosomal protein L10, translated as MPKKEVIDAKAKKVTEVADDFKEAVSAIVVNSRGLTVAQDTELRKELRDNGVKLMVIKNKILERAADESGHADLKEIFNGPSAVAFSHEDPIAPAKILKNFAEEHDALEIKGGIIEGEVASLDKINEFATLPSREELLATLASMLQAPIRNVAYAVKAVADSKADDDDAA; from the coding sequence ATGCCAAAGAAAGAAGTTATTGACGCAAAAGCAAAGAAGGTTACCGAAGTTGCTGACGACTTTAAGGAAGCTGTTTCTGCAATCGTGGTTAACTCACGTGGGTTAACGGTTGCTCAAGATACAGAATTACGAAAAGAGTTACGTGACAACGGCGTTAAGTTAATGGTAATCAAGAACAAGATCTTGGAACGGGCTGCCGATGAAAGTGGTCACGCTGACTTAAAGGAAATCTTTAACGGACCAAGTGCCGTTGCTTTCTCACACGAGGATCCAATTGCCCCTGCTAAGATTTTGAAGAATTTTGCTGAAGAACATGACGCCCTTGAAATTAAGGGTGGAATCATCGAAGGTGAAGTTGCTTCCCTTGATAAGATTAACGAATTTGCTACGTTACCAAGTCGCGAAGAATTGCTTGCAACCCTTGCAAGTATGTTACAAGCACCAATCCGGAACGTTGCTTACGCTGTTAAAGCAGTTGCTGACAGCAAAGCAGACGACGATGACGCTGCATAA
- the rplL gene encoding 50S ribosomal protein L7/L12, whose translation MAFDKDAIISQLKDASISDLNDLVKAIEEEFDVSAAAPVAAAGAAGGDGAAKSTFDVELTSGGAGKIKVIKELKTITGLGLKESKAMVDDAPSIVKEGLSEDEANDIKEKLEAQGATVTLK comes from the coding sequence ATGGCTTTTGATAAAGATGCAATTATTTCACAATTAAAAGATGCTTCCATTTCTGACTTAAACGATTTGGTAAAAGCAATCGAAGAAGAATTTGATGTTTCAGCTGCTGCTCCAGTTGCCGCTGCCGGTGCTGCTGGTGGTGACGGTGCTGCTAAGTCAACCTTTGATGTTGAATTAACTTCTGGTGGTGCTGGTAAGATCAAAGTTATCAAGGAACTTAAGACCATCACTGGACTTGGTTTGAAAGAATCCAAGGCCATGGTTGATGACGCTCCATCAATCGTTAAAGAAGGTCTTTCAGAAGACGAAGCTAACGATATTAAAGAAAAACTTGAAGCTCAAGGTGCTACGGTTACTCTTAAGTAG
- the mprF gene encoding bifunctional lysylphosphatidylglycerol flippase/synthetase MprF: MKNFIKRVSAWFNRYSTIIKIVFLLVMIAFVIYEGHSILQEINGKQMRASLASQSPTQLLILTALGLLAVTPMLTYDFTMVEFLPSKFKTSYIIKSGWITNTFTNIAGFGGFLGASLRASFYSEHATKKQVLYAISKIALFLLAGLSTYCLVSLVLVFGFGIGKQDHGYWPFLLGGGIYFPVVFMITRLNNSEFFADLTIKREIKLIVGSCLEWGSCAALFIIIGMFLHLHIDFASVFPLFIAANVIGVISMLPGGLGTFDVTMIGGLGMLGVSPTLATVWVLLYRVFYYFIPFGIGVILFAQELLHRLNRFLDDIPANIVQRSSQLIVTFFMYFSGIMMILLATVPNVVLVNPLYLSLAPFTLYFLGQLSNVIVGCLLIGLARGVGSRVKKAFWPTVILLVFAIGNTLWKEDFPIPLALFLCFILLCLWLARKGLYRKRLTYSWGALITDAGLFVGSFVVYCLVGYIVGNHHHRFQMTNAYLLPSQQMWVVGLIGFVIAICILYGLYRFLTYANLAWLEQPFDGQRIKHVINQYGGNEVSHLAFLRDKKIYFYTEQGEDQMVFMYKQKANKLIIMGAPFGNQAKLDAAIDQFMLDADNADLTLVFYEVGESLTMLLHDKGFDFIKAGEEGQVDLLNFTLAGKRHRGERALMHKFERDGYRFEILQPPFSDQLLDQLKEISDEWLNGREEKGFSLGFFDKYYLNQAPIAVFRDHEQKIVAFANIMPTGDHKMTSIDLMRSSNDAPSGVMDGIFINLFQYSKDEGYQWFNLGMAPLANVGNSRFSFINEKIAHLIYEYGDSFYSFQGLRSYKQKYVDKWESKYFVYRKNNSLVFTMLQLLAVVNARPKQS, encoded by the coding sequence GTGAAAAATTTTATTAAACGAGTATCAGCTTGGTTTAACCGGTATTCAACGATCATTAAGATTGTGTTTCTGTTGGTTATGATTGCGTTTGTAATCTACGAGGGCCACAGTATTCTGCAAGAAATTAACGGCAAGCAGATGCGGGCGAGTTTAGCCTCCCAATCACCGACCCAACTCTTGATTTTAACCGCGTTAGGCCTGCTAGCTGTGACACCGATGTTAACGTATGACTTTACCATGGTAGAATTTTTGCCGAGTAAATTTAAAACCAGTTACATCATTAAAAGTGGCTGGATTACCAACACCTTTACGAACATCGCCGGCTTTGGGGGCTTTTTAGGAGCGAGCTTACGGGCGAGTTTTTACAGTGAGCACGCCACGAAAAAACAAGTGTTGTATGCCATTTCCAAGATTGCGCTCTTTTTACTGGCGGGGCTGTCGACGTATTGTTTGGTGTCATTAGTCTTAGTCTTTGGATTTGGAATCGGAAAGCAGGATCACGGTTACTGGCCGTTCTTACTGGGAGGGGGAATTTACTTCCCGGTGGTCTTTATGATTACCCGGCTCAACAATTCGGAATTCTTTGCTGATTTAACGATCAAACGAGAAATTAAGTTAATCGTTGGCTCCTGCCTCGAATGGGGGAGTTGTGCCGCCTTATTCATCATTATCGGGATGTTTTTACACCTGCACATTGACTTTGCCAGTGTGTTTCCGCTGTTCATCGCAGCCAATGTGATTGGGGTTATTTCGATGCTACCCGGCGGATTGGGAACCTTTGATGTGACCATGATTGGTGGACTAGGAATGTTGGGCGTTTCGCCGACTCTAGCCACCGTTTGGGTCTTACTGTACCGGGTCTTTTATTACTTTATTCCGTTTGGGATCGGGGTAATCCTCTTTGCCCAGGAATTGCTGCACCGGCTCAATCGCTTTTTGGATGATATTCCAGCGAACATCGTGCAGCGCTCCTCCCAGTTAATCGTGACCTTCTTCATGTATTTCTCCGGAATCATGATGATCCTGTTGGCTACGGTGCCAAACGTGGTGCTCGTTAATCCGTTGTACCTATCGTTAGCTCCGTTTACGCTCTACTTTTTGGGTCAACTCTCCAACGTGATTGTCGGGTGTCTCCTGATTGGACTCGCCCGGGGCGTGGGCTCGCGGGTGAAAAAGGCCTTCTGGCCAACGGTTATTTTACTGGTGTTTGCAATTGGGAACACCCTGTGGAAGGAGGACTTCCCGATTCCCCTGGCGCTGTTTCTCTGCTTCATCCTGCTGTGTCTCTGGTTGGCACGCAAGGGCTTGTACCGGAAGCGGTTAACCTATTCGTGGGGAGCGTTGATTACGGATGCGGGTCTGTTTGTGGGTTCATTTGTTGTGTACTGTTTGGTCGGCTACATTGTCGGCAACCATCATCACCGCTTCCAGATGACCAATGCTTACCTGCTGCCCTCGCAACAAATGTGGGTGGTTGGTCTGATTGGGTTCGTGATTGCGATCTGTATCCTGTATGGCCTGTATCGCTTTCTAACCTACGCAAACCTTGCCTGGTTGGAACAACCCTTTGATGGACAACGGATTAAGCACGTAATTAACCAGTACGGCGGCAATGAAGTTAGTCACTTGGCCTTTTTACGCGATAAAAAGATTTATTTTTATACGGAACAGGGCGAAGACCAAATGGTGTTTATGTACAAGCAAAAGGCCAATAAATTGATCATCATGGGGGCTCCGTTTGGGAATCAGGCGAAGTTAGACGCTGCGATTGATCAGTTTATGTTAGACGCTGATAATGCTGACTTAACCCTGGTCTTTTATGAAGTTGGCGAATCCCTAACGATGTTGTTGCATGATAAAGGGTTTGACTTCATCAAGGCCGGGGAAGAAGGGCAGGTTGACCTGCTGAACTTCACGCTGGCCGGAAAACGGCATCGGGGCGAACGGGCGTTGATGCATAAGTTTGAGCGCGATGGCTACCGGTTTGAAATTTTACAACCGCCGTTTAGTGATCAACTCTTAGATCAATTAAAGGAAATCTCTGATGAGTGGTTGAATGGTCGGGAAGAAAAAGGGTTCTCACTCGGGTTCTTTGATAAGTACTACCTGAACCAGGCACCGATCGCAGTCTTTCGCGACCATGAACAAAAGATTGTGGCCTTTGCGAACATCATGCCGACCGGGGATCATAAAATGACCTCGATTGATCTGATGCGGTCGAGTAATGACGCTCCGTCCGGCGTGATGGATGGGATCTTCATCAACCTCTTCCAATACTCCAAGGATGAAGGCTATCAATGGTTTAACCTGGGGATGGCACCGTTAGCGAACGTGGGAAATTCCCGGTTTAGTTTTATTAACGAAAAAATTGCACATTTAATCTATGAATACGGTGATTCCTTCTACAGTTTCCAGGGCTTGCGCTCCTACAAGCAAAAGTACGTGGATAAGTGGGAATCGAAATACTTTGTTTACCGGAAGAATAATTCACTGGTCTTTACCATGCTGCAACTCTTAGCAGTCGTAAATGCCCGGCCAAAACAAAGTTAA
- the solA gene encoding N-methyl-L-tryptophan oxidase, producing MTTTYDLAIVGTGSVGAAAGYYASQAGLNVLELDAHVPPHDAGSHHGQTRLIRHAYGEGDQYVPLVLESQRLWNELAINSGQPIFHQTGILTVAQPTTPFFTTLVHSAHEFQLPLETLTAPALQARYPNWHFSDQYQALFEPTGGYLESETAISAYLQLARHAGVRQEFNQPVTGFQRLANGTVEIRTTQGTYQARQVAITAGTWVKELLPDLPVQPVRKVFSWFHTTDQRLTEAAGFPGFTVELATGNTYYGFPGTDGTIKIGKHNGGQPIRNPHERTPFGTYEADDHEIDELLATHLTGTAGLDHGGACSYDLTPDENFIIDYLPGTDNIQLVTGLSGHGFKFASVLGQIVADRAAHQPEPFDLTPFRLQRFHH from the coding sequence ATGACAACTACCTATGACTTAGCCATCGTGGGAACGGGATCAGTCGGAGCCGCCGCTGGTTACTATGCCAGTCAGGCTGGGCTCAATGTTTTGGAGTTAGACGCGCACGTCCCGCCCCATGACGCCGGCTCACACCACGGCCAAACCCGCTTGATTCGGCATGCCTATGGCGAGGGCGACCAGTACGTTCCCCTGGTGCTCGAATCCCAAAGACTCTGGAATGAATTGGCAATTAACAGTGGCCAACCAATCTTTCACCAAACCGGAATTCTAACCGTGGCGCAGCCAACCACTCCCTTTTTCACGACCCTCGTGCACAGTGCCCACGAGTTTCAACTCCCGTTAGAAACCCTCACCGCCCCAGCACTCCAAGCGCGTTACCCGAATTGGCACTTTAGCGACCAGTATCAGGCCCTGTTCGAACCAACCGGGGGCTACTTAGAATCGGAAACCGCCATTTCCGCCTACCTGCAACTGGCCCGGCACGCGGGCGTCCGTCAGGAGTTTAACCAACCAGTAACTGGGTTCCAACGCTTGGCCAATGGCACTGTTGAAATTAGGACCACGCAGGGGACATACCAAGCGCGGCAGGTTGCCATTACGGCCGGAACCTGGGTTAAGGAACTCTTACCGGACCTCCCCGTCCAACCAGTTCGTAAGGTCTTTAGCTGGTTTCACACTACCGATCAACGCTTAACGGAAGCAGCTGGCTTTCCCGGCTTTACGGTTGAATTAGCCACTGGCAATACCTACTACGGCTTTCCTGGTACCGATGGAACCATTAAAATCGGGAAACACAATGGTGGCCAGCCCATTCGTAATCCCCACGAACGGACGCCGTTTGGCACTTACGAAGCTGATGATCATGAAATTGATGAGCTGCTGGCAACTCATCTCACCGGCACCGCCGGACTTGATCACGGGGGAGCCTGCAGTTATGATCTAACTCCTGATGAGAACTTCATCATTGACTACCTGCCGGGCACCGACAACATCCAACTGGTGACCGGTTTGAGTGGACATGGCTTTAAATTTGCTAGCGTCCTTGGGCAGATTGTCGCAGACCGCGCGGCTCACCAACCGGAACCCTTCGACTTAACTCCCTTTCGACTGCAACGGTTTCACCACTAA
- a CDS encoding amino acid permease yields the protein MDKQHLARKISAGQILMISLGGVIGTGLFLSSGYTIHEAGPLGTILAYLLGAVIVYLVMLCLGELAVAMPETGSFHVYAQRYLGRSTGFVVALLYWLTWTIALGSEFTAAGLIMWHWFPGIPVFVWSGLLMVLIFVMNACSVRWFATAEVWLASIKVIAIVAFIVLGSGVILGLLPYHGHRQFVGLTNLTRNGWFPNGFGGVFTTMLTVNFAFSGTELIGITAGEAQHPAQAIPRAIRTTLGRLVLFFVGSIVVMSALVPYQHAGVRESPFVTIFTAIGIPGAGDVMNFVVLTAIISAANSGLYAATRMLWSLANQGVIPAVFQRTTKRAIPLYALLASMVGGILALLSAVYAAGSVYLVLVSISGLAVVFVWMAIALSQIRFRQQLLKSGKRADQLAFKTPWYPWLSWLAFGLCFGSCCLIWFDPNQRLALEITVPFVALCYGGHALTTAIQQRRKQHANH from the coding sequence TTGGATAAGCAGCATTTAGCCCGAAAAATCTCTGCGGGACAAATTTTGATGATTTCACTAGGGGGCGTCATTGGAACGGGACTATTTCTTAGTTCTGGATATACCATCCACGAAGCAGGACCACTGGGCACGATTTTGGCGTATTTATTGGGTGCGGTGATTGTATATCTGGTCATGCTCTGTTTGGGGGAACTGGCCGTGGCCATGCCAGAAACTGGTTCGTTTCACGTCTACGCCCAGCGTTATTTAGGGCGGAGTACGGGGTTTGTGGTGGCCTTGTTATACTGGTTAACCTGGACGATTGCACTTGGATCGGAATTCACCGCGGCGGGGTTAATCATGTGGCACTGGTTTCCGGGGATTCCCGTCTTTGTGTGGAGTGGATTGCTAATGGTGCTAATTTTTGTAATGAATGCCTGCTCCGTCCGGTGGTTTGCCACGGCAGAGGTCTGGTTAGCCAGCATTAAGGTGATTGCGATTGTGGCCTTTATCGTCCTGGGATCCGGGGTGATCTTGGGCCTGCTTCCGTATCACGGTCACCGTCAGTTCGTAGGGTTAACTAATTTAACCCGGAATGGGTGGTTTCCGAACGGCTTTGGGGGCGTGTTTACCACCATGCTGACCGTTAACTTTGCCTTTTCTGGGACCGAATTAATTGGAATTACGGCCGGCGAAGCACAGCATCCCGCGCAAGCAATTCCCCGGGCGATTCGCACCACGCTGGGCCGGTTAGTGCTCTTCTTCGTGGGGAGCATCGTGGTCATGAGTGCCCTGGTACCGTACCAGCATGCGGGCGTGCGCGAGAGTCCCTTTGTCACCATCTTTACGGCCATCGGGATCCCCGGTGCTGGGGATGTCATGAACTTTGTGGTGCTGACGGCCATTATTTCCGCTGCCAATTCGGGACTCTACGCCGCCACGCGAATGTTGTGGTCACTGGCAAATCAGGGAGTTATTCCGGCCGTTTTCCAACGGACCACGAAACGCGCAATTCCGCTGTATGCCCTGTTAGCAAGCATGGTCGGTGGGATCCTCGCGTTATTGTCAGCAGTCTATGCCGCTGGTTCAGTCTATTTAGTGCTAGTTTCGATTTCAGGACTGGCCGTCGTCTTTGTGTGGATGGCAATTGCGTTATCGCAAATCCGGTTTCGGCAGCAGTTACTGAAAAGTGGTAAGCGTGCCGACCAGTTAGCCTTTAAAACTCCCTGGTATCCGTGGCTTTCTTGGTTAGCCTTTGGCCTGTGTTTTGGATCCTGTTGCCTGATTTGGTTTGATCCGAACCAACGGTTAGCTTTAGAAATCACGGTACCATTTGTTGCCCTTTGTTATGGAGGGCACGCCTTGACGACCGCAATCCAGCAGAGGAGGAAACAACATGCCAACCACTAA
- the mmuM gene encoding homocysteine S-methyltransferase codes for MPTTNPITASLHTPLVLDGAMGTELEQYGVKTNDALWSANALLTDPEAIYQVHARYFQAGADIAITDTYQANVAAFARVGISHSQALQLIRRGVQLAQQARADVNPRGFVAGCVGPYGAYLANGAEYTGDYQLSAAEYAAFHTEKVQTLLSAGVDLLSVDTMPNFFEIQVLTQLLAQQPNLVPTWISLSIRDPQTLSDGTPLTTVVQWLDAQDVVSGIGVNCTDFAQILPAIQTIRAQSEKPIVVYPNPGDHYDPHTKTWTPVPHALTFAEVVPSWLAAGATIIGGCCRTTPADIAQITTLLKK; via the coding sequence ATGCCAACCACTAATCCAATTACAGCGAGTTTACACACGCCCCTGGTGCTCGATGGAGCAATGGGCACAGAATTAGAGCAGTATGGGGTTAAAACTAATGATGCCCTGTGGTCAGCCAATGCCTTATTGACGGACCCGGAAGCCATTTATCAAGTGCATGCCCGGTATTTTCAAGCCGGAGCGGATATCGCAATTACCGATACCTATCAGGCTAACGTGGCGGCGTTTGCCCGGGTGGGCATTTCACATTCCCAGGCACTCCAGCTAATCCGGCGGGGAGTGCAGCTCGCCCAACAGGCTCGTGCGGATGTGAATCCCCGGGGGTTCGTGGCCGGCTGTGTCGGTCCCTACGGCGCCTACTTAGCCAACGGTGCCGAATACACGGGGGATTATCAACTAAGTGCAGCTGAGTACGCAGCGTTTCATACGGAAAAAGTGCAAACCTTACTATCAGCGGGCGTTGACCTACTGTCGGTCGATACGATGCCTAATTTCTTTGAAATTCAGGTGCTGACTCAGCTTTTAGCGCAGCAGCCTAACTTGGTTCCGACCTGGATTAGTTTGAGCATCCGGGATCCGCAAACGCTGAGCGATGGAACCCCGTTAACAACCGTAGTCCAGTGGCTGGATGCTCAGGACGTGGTGAGTGGAATTGGGGTAAACTGTACGGATTTTGCCCAAATTTTACCAGCCATTCAAACCATTCGTGCTCAGTCCGAGAAACCGATCGTAGTTTATCCCAATCCGGGGGATCACTACGATCCCCATACCAAAACGTGGACCCCGGTTCCGCACGCCTTAACGTTTGCGGAGGTGGTCCCGAGTTGGTTAGCGGCGGGAGCCACTATTATTGGCGGGTGTTGTCGCACCACACCAGCCGATATTGCACAAATTACTACCTTATTAAAAAAGTAA